One Gossypium hirsutum isolate 1008001.06 chromosome A11, Gossypium_hirsutum_v2.1, whole genome shotgun sequence genomic window carries:
- the LOC121209738 gene encoding CDPK-related kinase 3 isoform X2 gives MTTAISIEDVRREVKILKALSGHKHLVKFYDACEDANNVYIVMELCEGGELLDRILARGGRYTEDDAKAIVVQILSVVSFCHLQGVVHRDLKPENFLFTSGGEDADMKLIDFGLSDFIRPDERLNDIVGSAYYVAPEVLHRSYSLEADIWSIGVITYILLCGSRPFWARTESGIFRSVLRSDPNFDDLPWPSVTPEAKDFVKRLLNKDYRKRMTAVQALTHPWLRDDSRPVPLDILVYKLVKSYLHATPFKRAALKALSKALTEDELVYLRAQFRLLEPSRDGSVSLENFKMALARNATEAMGESRVPDILNTMGTLAYRKIYFEEFCAAAISTHQLEAVEGWEQIASTAFEHFEQEGNRVISIEELARELNVGPSAYSFLKDWIRVSDGKLSLLGYTKFLHGVTLRSSNTRHH, from the exons ATGACAACAGCAATATCGATTGAAGATGTTCGAAGGGAGGTGAAAATATTAAAAGCACTATCAGGACATAAGCATCTAGTCAAGTTTTATGATGCATGTGAGGATGCCAATAATGTGTACATAGTCATGGA ATTGTGTGAAGGCGGAGAGCTATTAGACAGAATTTTGGCGAG GGGAGGAAGGTACACCGAAGACGACGCAAAAGCTATAGTTGTACAAATTTTAAGTGTGGTTTCATTTTGTCATCTGCAGGGAGTTGTTCACCGTGACTTAAAGCCAGAG aacttccTTTTCACTTCTGGTGGTGAAGATGCAGACATGAAACTAATTGATTTCGGTCTTTCTGATTTTATAAGACCAG ATGAAAGACTAAATGACATTGTTGGAAGTGCTTATTATGTTGCCCCTGAAGTTCTGCATAGATCTTATAGTCTGGAAGCAGATATATGGAGCATTGGAGTAATCACCTACATCTTGTTATGCGGAAGCCGGCCTTTCTGGGCACGTACTGAATCTGGAATTTTTCGTTCTGTGCTAAGATCCGATCCAAATTTTGATGATTTGCCTTGGCCATCTGTCACTCCAGAGGCCAAGGATTTTGTCAAGAGACTCCTAAACAAGGATTACAGAAAAAGAATGACTGCTGTTCAAGCTCTAA CTCATCCTTGGTTGCGGGATGACAGTCGTCCGGTTCCTCTTGATATATTGGTCTATAAGTTAGTCAAGTCATATCTGCATGCAACACCATTCAAACGTGCAGCTCTAAAG GCTCTTTCAAAAGCATTGACTGAAGATGAGCTGGTTTATCTCAGAGCACAATTCAGGCTGTTGGAACCGAGTAGAGATGGGAGTGTCtctcttgaaaattttaaaatg GCACTTGCTCGAAATGCTACTGAAGCAATGGGTGAATCAAGGGTACCTGACATTCTTAATACT ATGGGAACACTTGCATATAGGAAGATTTACTTTGAAGAGTTTTGTGCTGCTGCAATTAGCACACATCAATTGGAAGCAGTTGAAGGCTGGGAGCAGATTGCCTCCACTGCTTTTGAACATTTTGAACAGGAGGGCAATAGAGTAATCTCAATTGAAGAATTGGCACGG GAGTTGAATGTTGGCCCTTCAGCTTATTCATTCCTCAAAGACTGGATCAGGGTCTCGGATGGAAAGCTAAGCTTGCTTGGATATACCAAATTTTTACATGGTGTGACGCTTCGTAGCTCAAATACAAGACATCATTAA
- the LOC121209738 gene encoding CDPK-related kinase 3 isoform X1: MGQCYGKVNQSGVHEGTTTTMVVSADRDEATAQSANGAGNVPSVKNTPARSSSQSPWPSPYPHGVSASPLPPGVSPSPARASRGSTPRRFFRRPFPPPSPAKHIKASLVKRLGGKPKEGPIPEDRGTEPEQALDKNFGYGKNFGAKYELGKEVGRGHFGHTCSARGKKGELKDQPVAVKIISKAKMTTAISIEDVRREVKILKALSGHKHLVKFYDACEDANNVYIVMELCEGGELLDRILARGGRYTEDDAKAIVVQILSVVSFCHLQGVVHRDLKPENFLFTSGGEDADMKLIDFGLSDFIRPDERLNDIVGSAYYVAPEVLHRSYSLEADIWSIGVITYILLCGSRPFWARTESGIFRSVLRSDPNFDDLPWPSVTPEAKDFVKRLLNKDYRKRMTAVQALTHPWLRDDSRPVPLDILVYKLVKSYLHATPFKRAALKALSKALTEDELVYLRAQFRLLEPSRDGSVSLENFKMALARNATEAMGESRVPDILNTMGTLAYRKIYFEEFCAAAISTHQLEAVEGWEQIASTAFEHFEQEGNRVISIEELARELNVGPSAYSFLKDWIRVSDGKLSLLGYTKFLHGVTLRSSNTRHH; encoded by the exons ATGGGGCAGTGTTACGGCAAAGTTAATCAATCGGGAGTTCATGAAGGAACAACGACGACTATGGTGGTTTCAGCGGATCGGGACGAAGCCACCGCACAATCGGCTAATGGCGCCGGTAATGTTCCCTCAGTGAAGAATACTCCAGCTAGGTCTTCGAGCCAGAGTCCATGGCCCAGCCCATACCCGCACGGGGTGTCTGCCAGTCCGCTTCCTCCTGGTGTATCGCCTTCTCCGGCGAGAGCTTCAAGGGGTTCGACGCCAAGGAGATTCTTCCGGCGGCCGTTTCCACCCCCTTCTCCGGCGAAACACATAAAGGCCTCACTAGTGAAGCGTCTTGGCGGTAAGCCAAAGGAAGGACCGATCCCCGAGGATCGTGGAACTGAGCCGGAGCAAGCTTTGGATAAAAACTTTGGTTATGGCAAGAATTTTGGAGCTAAGTATGAGCTTGGAAAGGAAGTTGGGAGGGGACATTTTGGTCATACTTGCTCTGCTAGAGGTAAAAAGGGTGAGCTCAAGGATCAACCTGTCGCTGTTAAGATCATCTCAAAAGCTAAG ATGACAACAGCAATATCGATTGAAGATGTTCGAAGGGAGGTGAAAATATTAAAAGCACTATCAGGACATAAGCATCTAGTCAAGTTTTATGATGCATGTGAGGATGCCAATAATGTGTACATAGTCATGGA ATTGTGTGAAGGCGGAGAGCTATTAGACAGAATTTTGGCGAG GGGAGGAAGGTACACCGAAGACGACGCAAAAGCTATAGTTGTACAAATTTTAAGTGTGGTTTCATTTTGTCATCTGCAGGGAGTTGTTCACCGTGACTTAAAGCCAGAG aacttccTTTTCACTTCTGGTGGTGAAGATGCAGACATGAAACTAATTGATTTCGGTCTTTCTGATTTTATAAGACCAG ATGAAAGACTAAATGACATTGTTGGAAGTGCTTATTATGTTGCCCCTGAAGTTCTGCATAGATCTTATAGTCTGGAAGCAGATATATGGAGCATTGGAGTAATCACCTACATCTTGTTATGCGGAAGCCGGCCTTTCTGGGCACGTACTGAATCTGGAATTTTTCGTTCTGTGCTAAGATCCGATCCAAATTTTGATGATTTGCCTTGGCCATCTGTCACTCCAGAGGCCAAGGATTTTGTCAAGAGACTCCTAAACAAGGATTACAGAAAAAGAATGACTGCTGTTCAAGCTCTAA CTCATCCTTGGTTGCGGGATGACAGTCGTCCGGTTCCTCTTGATATATTGGTCTATAAGTTAGTCAAGTCATATCTGCATGCAACACCATTCAAACGTGCAGCTCTAAAG GCTCTTTCAAAAGCATTGACTGAAGATGAGCTGGTTTATCTCAGAGCACAATTCAGGCTGTTGGAACCGAGTAGAGATGGGAGTGTCtctcttgaaaattttaaaatg GCACTTGCTCGAAATGCTACTGAAGCAATGGGTGAATCAAGGGTACCTGACATTCTTAATACT ATGGGAACACTTGCATATAGGAAGATTTACTTTGAAGAGTTTTGTGCTGCTGCAATTAGCACACATCAATTGGAAGCAGTTGAAGGCTGGGAGCAGATTGCCTCCACTGCTTTTGAACATTTTGAACAGGAGGGCAATAGAGTAATCTCAATTGAAGAATTGGCACGG GAGTTGAATGTTGGCCCTTCAGCTTATTCATTCCTCAAAGACTGGATCAGGGTCTCGGATGGAAAGCTAAGCTTGCTTGGATATACCAAATTTTTACATGGTGTGACGCTTCGTAGCTCAAATACAAGACATCATTAA